Genomic segment of uncultured Fibrobacter sp.:
TATCGGCATCCGCGATTTTCATTTCGAACACCGTCACCGGAGTGGAAGGGACCGGAGGCAAAGCCTGCGGAGGAACCGACTCCGTTTCTAAAGCAGTCTCATTTTCAGGAACGGGTTCATCGGTTGAAGGCTGCTGCTTGTTCGAAGCACAAGAAAGAAGCGTAAGTGAGAAAGACATAGAAACTGCAACGGCAGTTCCTCTAAGGCAAGATCTGTATATATCGTGTTTCACGGCCTGAATATAAAAAAAGCAGGGCCAGGGCTGCGAGAAACTCCCTTTTTTTACGTTTTTCAAGCTCACCGCCCCTCGTTAGACGCCTAGCCACAAGAAATAACTTAACTATGTGATAATCAACGACTTACGGTGCCAGTCCAACGTTATTTTTTTATATTTTTTCCTTAAACCGCTCGACTTATCAACAACCGGAGCAATTTTTTCTAAATTTGAGAGCCTAATTGTTGATAGATTCGATTCACCTGTGGAAAAGGACGAGAAATGCAAGCCGAATGGGAAAGATGTTTGAATTACCTCCGTGGAATGCTTTCGGACACGGTCTATAAGACCTATTTCGCACAGACCAAGCTCACCAGTCTGACCACAGGCCACGCCGTCGTCTCTGTCCCTCCCGGACTGGACACCGCAGTCTATTCCGCATACAAGGAACTTATCCGACTCGCCTGGCGCGAAGTCACGCACGACGAATCGGCAATAGAATTCGATTTCCAGCAGCAAGAAGCCGTGGCTCAGCCGCAGGTTTCCACCAACAGTTTCCGCGACTTTATCAAGCCGAGCATTCCGCTGTCGGGTTCTTTCCGCTTCGAAAACTTTGTGCCCGGAGACAAGGCGCAGCTCGCATTCAACGCAGCCCTCGCCGTTGCACGTAACCCCGACGGAACGCAGTACAACCCGCTGTTTATTTACGGTTCTTCGGGACTTGGTAAGACGCACCTTTTGCAGGCTATTGGCAACTACATCTTGGAAGAAGACCCGACCAAGCGCGTGTGCTACCTGACTTCCGAAGACTTTTCTCAGCAGTACATGAAGTGCCTGCGCGAACAGCGCATCACCGAAATGTCGGACTTCTACAGAAACGACGTCGACATTCTCCTTATCGACGATATTCAGAACTGGACCGGCAAATACGAAACGCAGAACGAATTTTTCTTGATCTTCAACGCGCTGCATCAGGCTGGAAAGCAGATCGTGCTCACTTCC
This window contains:
- the dnaA gene encoding chromosomal replication initiator protein DnaA encodes the protein MNYLRGMLSDTVYKTYFAQTKLTSLTTGHAVVSVPPGLDTAVYSAYKELIRLAWREVTHDESAIEFDFQQQEAVAQPQVSTNSFRDFIKPSIPLSGSFRFENFVPGDKAQLAFNAALAVARNPDGTQYNPLFIYGSSGLGKTHLLQAIGNYILEEDPTKRVCYLTSEDFSQQYMKCLREQRITEMSDFYRNDVDILLIDDIQNWTGKYETQNEFFLIFNALHQAGKQIVLTSDAPAAEVKNLSDRLVSRFAWGLTVDIQPPDVETREAILHKKAEERHLEISDEVLHYLAESIASNVRCLESAIIKLTLQSSLMSHDIDMNIAQKVVAEIAPTLRRRVSLDAVLHTVSKHYEVPEAKLTESGRGTKEISKARQVAMYLMRECSPISLQSIGSRFGGKDHSTVVHAIKSVKKEMETDPSFARLIESLKNSIHD